Part of the Novosphingobium sp. KA1 genome is shown below.
TACGTCGCCGCCGCCATGTCGGTGACGTAGCCGCGCTTGATCCCCTGGCTGGCGCGGTGGCCGGAACCGAGCACGATCATGTCGCCCATTTCGGACATGCCGGCGACGATTGCGGAAATGCGGAAAGAGCCGATGTTGACGGCGCCGAACACGCGGGTGATCCGGGGGCCTGCCATCACTGCTCCTCCGCGTCGGCGGGAATTAGGGTCGTTGGCGCCTTCTCGGCGGCGGCCTGACCGTGCGGTACGGCCCCGGCGCTGGAGGCGATTTCCTGCCCCTCGCCTTCCGGGACGCGCATATAGATGCGGTCCGCCGCACGCATGTCGAACGCCATGACCTTGCCGCCCAGAAGACGGTTGGTTCCGTCAAGCCGTGCAAATGTTACCAGCGCGCTCGCCGCTTCCCTATCGCCTTCGGGAAGAGCGAGCACCTGCCCTGTGCGGAACGTCAGGTTCCAGCGGCGATTGCCGATCCACTCCGCCTCCTGCACGCCGGGCTGCAGCGCGGGAGCGGCCTGCAGGAGCTTGGCAAGCTGCGTCACCTCCTCGCCCGCTCCGGGGCCGGAAACGATCAGTTTGCCGCCGGTGTCCTTGCGCGCCACCTGTTCCAGTTCATGCCCTGTCTCGTCGATCAGCACGAACTGGTCATCCTTGCGCAGCACCGCATGGGCCTCGCGCTCCACAATATCGATCACCAGCGTATCGGGCAGTTGGCGCGATACGCGCGCGTCCTTGACCCATGAGAGGCCCAGCAGTTCGGCGCGCAGGGCGTCGAGGTCGACCTCGGTCATCGCCCGATCGCGCTCGGCCAGTGCCTTTTCGTAGACTTTCAACTCGTTGAGATGCTTCACGCCGCGCACTTCCACGCGCTTCACCTCGAAACCGGCATCGGCCGAGACGCGCGCAAATTGCGCATTCGCCAGCATCGGCACGCCGGCGGCATTGGCCACCACGCAGGCAAGCGCCACCGCGCCGCCGAGAATGGCAACGAGGAAGATCTTGTGCAGCTGCTCCTCGGTAAACGGCAGCCACGACATCGCCGCGTCCAGCGTCGATCCCGTGGTCGCCTTGGCCTTGCGGACCTTGGCCTTGGTGCCTTGCCGGGCGGCGACTTTCCTTGCGCTCTTCGGCTTGCGCCGGATCGTCTGGCTCATCCGCCCTCCTTGGCCGCCTTGCGGGCGCGCGCATCTTCGAGCGCTTCGGCAATAATAGCCTCGACCAGATCGGGATATTCCATGCCGCAGGCGCGGGCCTGTTCGGGCACCAGGCTGAGCGGGGTCATACCCGGCTGGGTGTTCACTTCGAGCAGGAACAGCCCTTCGACGCCCTGCGTGTCATCCCAGCGGAAGTCCGAACGGCTGGTGCCCTTGCAACCCAGCAACTGGTGCGCGCGCAGGGCCAGATCCTTGCACGCCGCCGTAATCTCGTCGGGGATCTCGGCCGGGCAGATGTGCTGCGTCATGCCGTCTGTGTACTTGGAATCGAAGTCGTAGAAGCCCGACTTGGGCCTCAGTTCGGTAACCAGCAGGGCGCGGTCGCCGATGACGGCGGTGGTCAGTTCGAGGCCGCGGATATAGGGTTCGGCCAGCAGGCGGTCGAAATGCTGCCAGGGGCCTTCGGTCTCACGGCCGATCGGACTGCCGTAATTGCCCTCGGCCGTGACGATGGCGACGCCGACCGACGACCCTTCGTTGACCGGCTTCAGCACATAAGGACGCGGCAGGGGATCGCGCTCGAAAATCTCGGCGCTTTCGACGATGCGGCCGCCGGGCATCGGAATGCCGTGCGGGACCAGCGCCTGCTTGGTCAGTTCCTTGTCGATGGCGATCACCGAGGTGGCGAGGCCCGAATGGGTGTAGGTGAGGCCCATCAGGTCCATCATGCCCTGCACCGTGCCATCCTCGCCCGGCGCGCCGTGCAGCGCGTTGAACACCACGTCGGGCTTCGCTTCCGCAAGGCGCAGCGCGACATCGCGGTCCATATCGATACGCGTGACCTTGTGGCCCTTGGATTCGAGCGCCTTGGCCACGCCCTCACCGCTCATCAGCGAGACCGGCCGTTCGCTCGACCAACCGCCCATCAGGACCGCGACGTGGAGTTTGGGAAGGGTCACTTCTGAATACCTACTCGTTCTTGATCTCGCGCTCCGGCAAACATGCCTACGCGCTGAATTTCCCATTCGAGCGTGACGCCCGACTTTTCCTTGACCCGGCGGCGAACTTCTTCGCCCAAGGCCTCGATATCGCTGCTGGTGGCGTCGGCCACGTTGAGCAGGAAGTTGGTGTGCTTCTCGCTCACTTGCGCGCCGCCCAGGGTCAGGCCGCGGCAGCCGGCTTCGTCCACCAGAGCCCAGGCCTTGTGGCCTTCGGGGTTCTTGAAGGTCGATCCGCCGGTCTTGCTGCGCAGCGGCTGGCTGGCCTCGCGGCTGGCGGAAATGCGGTCCATCTCGGCCTGGATCGCCTCGGGCTCGCCGGGCTGCCCCTTGAAGCGGGCGGAGACAACCACGGCGCCTTCGGGCAATTCCGAATGGCGATAGGTGTAGCCAAGGTCGGCATTGACCAGCGTGACCAGTTCGCCGGAGCGCAGGACCACATCGCAATCAACCAGCACGTCCTTGACCTCGCCGCCATAGGCGCCGCCGTTCATACGCACGAAACCGCCGACAGTGCCAGGGATCGAGCGCAGGAACTCGACACCGGCAATGCCGTTGTCGCGCGCGGTCGAGGAGACGAGGATGCCGCTGGCGCCGCCGCCGCATTCCAGCGTTACGTCGTCCACTTTCGTCACTTTGGCGAAAGGCTTGCCGAGGCGGATCACGACGCCGGGAACACCGCCGTCGCGCACGATCATATTGGAGCCGAGGCCCAGAGCCATGACCGGCACCGCAGGATCGAGATCGCGCAGGAACGCCTGCAAGTCGGCCAGGTCCTTAGGCTCGAACAGCCACTGCGCCGCGCCGCCGGACTTGAACCAGACGAGCGGGGCCAGCGGCGCGTCGGCTGTCAGCTTGCCGCGCACGTCAGGAATGTTTGCGACCGCGCTCAAGCCGCCCTCCGCTTACCCACGGCGTCGGCGAGCCCTGCCGCCCACTTGGTGATGTCGCCCGCGCCGAGGCAGACGACCATGTCGCCCGGCTGGATCGAGGTTGCCAGCGCATCGGCCAGCGCGTCCGGCCCGGCGATGACCTGCGCGGAACGGTGCCCGCGCGCCTTCATGCCAGAGACCATGTGATCGGAATCGACGCCTTCGATCGGCTGCTCGCCCGCTGCATAGACCGGCGCGGCATAGACCACGTCGGCATCGTTGAACGCGCCTTCGAAGTCATCCATGTGATCGCGCAGGCGCGTGAAGCGGTGCGGCTGGACCACGGCGATGACGCGGCCCTTCACACCTTCGCGCGCGGCAGCCAGCACCGCGCGGATTTCCACCGGATGGTGGCCGTAATCGTCGATCACCGTCACGCTGCCGCCCTCGACCGCGATCTCGCCCACCTTGGTGAAGCGGCGCTTCACGCCGCCGAACTTGGAGAAGCCGGTCTGGATGCACGCATCCGAG
Proteins encoded:
- a CDS encoding D-alanine--D-alanine ligase; translation: MTLPKLHVAVLMGGWSSERPVSLMSGEGVAKALESKGHKVTRIDMDRDVALRLAEAKPDVVFNALHGAPGEDGTVQGMMDLMGLTYTHSGLATSVIAIDKELTKQALVPHGIPMPGGRIVESAEIFERDPLPRPYVLKPVNEGSSVGVAIVTAEGNYGSPIGRETEGPWQHFDRLLAEPYIRGLELTTAVIGDRALLVTELRPKSGFYDFDSKYTDGMTQHICPAEIPDEITAACKDLALRAHQLLGCKGTSRSDFRWDDTQGVEGLFLLEVNTQPGMTPLSLVPEQARACGMEYPDLVEAIIAEALEDARARKAAKEGG
- a CDS encoding cell division protein FtsQ/DivIB, which gives rise to MSQTIRRKPKSARKVAARQGTKAKVRKAKATTGSTLDAAMSWLPFTEEQLHKIFLVAILGGAVALACVVANAAGVPMLANAQFARVSADAGFEVKRVEVRGVKHLNELKVYEKALAERDRAMTEVDLDALRAELLGLSWVKDARVSRQLPDTLVIDIVEREAHAVLRKDDQFVLIDETGHELEQVARKDTGGKLIVSGPGAGEEVTQLAKLLQAAPALQPGVQEAEWIGNRRWNLTFRTGQVLALPEGDREAASALVTFARLDGTNRLLGGKVMAFDMRAADRIYMRVPEGEGQEIASSAGAVPHGQAAAEKAPTTLIPADAEEQ
- the murB gene encoding UDP-N-acetylmuramate dehydrogenase, whose protein sequence is MSAVANIPDVRGKLTADAPLAPLVWFKSGGAAQWLFEPKDLADLQAFLRDLDPAVPVMALGLGSNMIVRDGGVPGVVIRLGKPFAKVTKVDDVTLECGGGASGILVSSTARDNGIAGVEFLRSIPGTVGGFVRMNGGAYGGEVKDVLVDCDVVLRSGELVTLVNADLGYTYRHSELPEGAVVVSARFKGQPGEPEAIQAEMDRISASREASQPLRSKTGGSTFKNPEGHKAWALVDEAGCRGLTLGGAQVSEKHTNFLLNVADATSSDIEALGEEVRRRVKEKSGVTLEWEIQRVGMFAGARDQERVGIQK